The following DNA comes from Nitrospirota bacterium.
CTGCGGCCAGAAAGGGATATCCACATGGCTGAGGATTATATTACACGCCTCAACTGGGTCTGTATGGGGTAGGCTTCCGATGCCGGTTGTGCTGAAACTCTGGAACATAGCTATTAATCATACGCTATAGGGGGAGTAACTTTCAAACTGACGGTGCGGCTTAATATGTCGAAATTATATGGTTCTTTCTCAGGCCTTCTGATGTATAATGGGTAGTACGCAGGAAATTAAAAACATGATCCTGGATATTTTCACGACTCTTAAAACAAAATGGGATGCCGCCAGGCCATACGTGGAGATGGCTGACGCAGCTTTTCTCTTTTTGCGGCTTATAATTCTCTGCGGCGGAATCATATGGCTTGTTTTCTCTAATATCCCCCGGGAAGGCCTTGAGGATCTCAGCAATCTTTTTGTCTGTTTTTCCGTTTACTCTATCCTCATTTATCTTTTGCTCTTCTTTTATCCGGAGAAAAAAAGGAACATCCATGTGTTTTTCCTCTTTTTCGACTTTCTCTTCACTTTTCTGCTGGTCAGGCTTACAGGCGGATTTGACAGCCATTTCCTGATAGGGTTTTACCTTATGACAGCCCTTTATTCCTTCTATTACGGCCTTGCGCCCGGCGCTGCCATATCCGCTGTGGCCTCATCGCTTTATCTTGCAAGCGGAGATTTTGACTTCACCACCCACTACTGGGCTGATATCTCCGTCAGTATCGCGTCGCTGTTTCTGGTGGCGATCCCGCTCGGCATGCTGTCCCAGAGGTTAAAGAGAGACAGCTCTGAGATTTCAAACCTGAATGTGAGCCTGAAAAATTATATTGTTGAGCTGCAGAATATCCATGGAAGGCTTGTCCAGGTGGAGAAGATGTCAGAACTGGGAAGAATGGCGGCGGACGTAGCTCATGAGATAAGAAATCCGCTGACATCCATAGGAGGTTTTGCGAGGCGCCTTGAACATGAATTGTCGCATATGACCAATGAAAAGGAGTATGTTCAGAATATCCTGAAAGAAAAAGAGTACGCAAAGATCATCATAGCAGAGGTTAACAGGCTGGAACGGATCTTGAGAGATATACTCACCTTTTCAAAAGACGTTAAATACAGCATGAAGCATCAGGCGATAAGCGGGATCATAAAGGAATCGCTCCATATCTTTGATGAGATGTGCGCGGACAAATCAATAGCCATAGAGGAGAAGATCGACGGATCGCTTCCTGATATTTTAGTGGACAGGGACCAGGCCAGGCAGGCGGTGAATAATCTTATCTCAAACGCAATTGATGCGATGCCCCGGGGAGGCACGTTACAGCTAAAGGCATTTATGTATGAATTGAATTCAGTCAATTATCTGGTGGTGGAGATAGCCGACACAGGCTGCGGCATAACGGAGGATAAATTAAGCATGATCTTTGAGCCGTTTTATTCTTCTAAGGAGATAGGCTCCGGCACAGGCCTCGGCCTTTCCATATGCAAAAAGATCATGGATGAGCACTGCGGATTAATAAGGGTTGAGAGCAAATTAGGCAGGGGCACATCTTTTAAACTGTTCTTCCCTTATCAGAGCAAAGAAGAAGGATCCAAGATAAAATGCTGGGAATTTCTCAAGTGCGGCGTGGAAAAGACAGAGGGCGCGGCGCTCACAAAATGCCCTGCCTACCCTAATTATGGGCGCATATGCTGGGCTGTATCCGGGACATTTTGCGGCGGAAAAGTCTGCGGCGCCATTGCCCAGAAACTGGGCGACTGCAAGAAGTGTGAATTCTATAACAGGATGGTTGTGCTTAAAAATATTTAAGCAGCATATT
Coding sequences within:
- a CDS encoding sensor histidine kinase translates to MILDIFTTLKTKWDAARPYVEMADAAFLFLRLIILCGGIIWLVFSNIPREGLEDLSNLFVCFSVYSILIYLLLFFYPEKKRNIHVFFLFFDFLFTFLLVRLTGGFDSHFLIGFYLMTALYSFYYGLAPGAAISAVASSLYLASGDFDFTTHYWADISVSIASLFLVAIPLGMLSQRLKRDSSEISNLNVSLKNYIVELQNIHGRLVQVEKMSELGRMAADVAHEIRNPLTSIGGFARRLEHELSHMTNEKEYVQNILKEKEYAKIIIAEVNRLERILRDILTFSKDVKYSMKHQAISGIIKESLHIFDEMCADKSIAIEEKIDGSLPDILVDRDQARQAVNNLISNAIDAMPRGGTLQLKAFMYELNSVNYLVVEIADTGCGITEDKLSMIFEPFYSSKEIGSGTGLGLSICKKIMDEHCGLIRVESKLGRGTSFKLFFPYQSKEEGSKIKCWEFLKCGVEKTEGAALTKCPAYPNYGRICWAVSGTFCGGKVCGAIAQKLGDCKKCEFYNRMVVLKNI